In one window of Juglans regia cultivar Chandler chromosome 3, Walnut 2.0, whole genome shotgun sequence DNA:
- the LOC109008641 gene encoding RNA-binding protein CP29B, chloroplastic-like, translating to MSATASSLALPSLTHKTLFLCNSKPTSLSLFSLSPSPLTLRCKPISVSASFLRSAPVFHTPSSRFVRNVTLSSEFDQEEEVEERGFSPDLKLFVGNLPFNVDSAQLAGLFESAGNVEMVEVIYDKTTGRSRGFGFVTMSTVEETEAAAQQFNGYELDGRALRVNAGPPPPRREESSFRGPRGGSSFGGGQGGPSSGGGHRVHVGNLAWGVDDLALQSLFSEQGKVVEARVIYDRESGRSRGFGFVTFSSSAEVNNAIESLDGVDLNGRALRVSAAEARPRRQF from the exons ATGTCTGCTACCGCCTCTTCCCTTGCACTCCCATCTCTCACACACAAGACCCTTTTCCTCTGCAATTCCAAACCCACTTCcctctctctgttctctcttTCCCCTTCTCCTCTCACCCTTCGTTGTAAGCCCATTTCCGTTTCCGCTTCCTTTCTTCGCTCTGCGCCTGTCTTCCACACCCCCTCATCCCGGTTCGTCCGGAATGTCACCCTTTCGTCTGAGTTTGACCAAGAAGAGGAGGTCGAGGAAAGAGGCTTCTCCCCTGACCTCAAACTCTTCGTGGGTAATCTTCCTTTTAATGTTGACAGTGCTCAGCTCGCCGGGTTGTTCGAAAGCGCTGGAAATGTTGAAATGGTCgag GTGATTTACGACAAGACTACTGGAAGAAGCAGAGGATTTGGGTTTGTGACCATGTCTACGGTTGAGGAAACTGAAGCTGCTGCTCAACAGTTCAATGGCTAT GAACTCGATGGAAGAGCATTGAGGGTGAATGCTGGACCTCCTCCACCTAGGAGGGAGGAATCCTCCTTTAGAGGTCCCAGAGGTGGGTCAAGTTTTGGTGGTGGCCAAGGTGGGCCCAGTTCTGGTGGTGGCCACCGTGTTCATGTTGGTAACCTTGCATGGGGTGTTGATGATTTGGCGCTTCAGAGTTTGTTTAGTGAGCAAGGAAAGGTCGTTGAAGCGAGGGTGATTTACGACAGGGAGAGTGGCAGATCAAGAGGTTTTGGTTTTGTAACCTTCAGCTCTTCCGCAGAGGTCAACAATGCTATTGAATCCTTGGATGGCGTT GACTTAAATGGCAGAGCACTACGTGTGAGCGCAGCGGAAGCAAGGCCAAGACgtcaattttga